The genomic DNA ATTCACTCCAATCAAAACACACCAAAACTGCTGCTCTGCCTGTTTCACGCCCAGGCTCCGGCCGGCTTGTGACGGGCGCCATGCCGGTGCGAAAAAGACCGGTCACTCATGAGTGTGGAACACAATACAGGTCGCGGCCACCGCCCCGGGTGTTCTCATCAGTTTCCGATGACAGTCGTCTCGCCGAGCGGCACAGACTCATTCAAGAAAAACCCGCTCAAAATGGCGGGTTTGTATAGTGGGGCGTAGTGTACCGTTTCGCCTGGCCCGTCGCAATTGGCGCGGCGGGGAAAACGCTTTTATTGCACGCTGAAGCTTTCACCGCAACCGCAGGTGTCCGTGGCATTGGGATTGTTGAATTTGAAATACGAGTTCAACCCTTCCCGCACGTAGTCCAGCTGGGTGCCGTCCAGGTATTCCAGGCTCGACTTGTCAACGATCAGTTTGACGCCGTGCTGCTCGATCAATTCATCCCCCTCACCCAGGGTCTTGGCGTAATCGAGCACGTAAGCGTATCCCGAGCAGCCGGACTTCTTCACGCCCACCCTGAGTCCCAGGGCGCCGTCCTGTTTGGCCAGTTGTTTTTTTACATGTTCCGCTGCGGCGGGGGTCATGCTGATCTTCATCTCTCACCTCAAAAGTCTTACTGCCAGTTCTCTGCCGCCAATGCGCCCAAAACCCGCCGGACCCGTACCAGGGCCGCCACCAATGCCTCCACATCTTCAGCCCCGTGCTGCTGGCCCAGGCTGACCCGTATGGCACCCCGCGCCAGCGACTCTTCCACCCCCATGGCCCTGAGCACGTGGCTGGGCGCCGGGTCCGCCGAAGCGCAGGCCGAACCGCTGGCCACGGCGAAACCCGCCTCGTCCAGGTGCATGAGCAGAGTTTCTCCGTCCACACCGGGCAGGGCCAGCATGGTGGTGTTGGGCAGGCGCGGCGCCTGCGACCCAAAAATCACGACCTGCGGCAACCGCTCTGACAGCGTGCGTTCCAGTTGCTCCCGCAGGCGCCGGACATGGCGCCGGCGGCGGTCCAGCTCCCCTGCCGCCAGCGCCGCGGCGGCGCCAAAACCGACGATGGCGGCCACATTCTCCGTGCCGCTGCGCCGCCCCTGTTCCTGGCCGCCGCCGTATAACAGGGGCTCCAGCTCCAACGCCCTGTCCACGATCAACGCCCCGGCGCCCTTGGGGCCGTAGATCTTGTGGGACGAAAGGCTCATCAAATGAACCCCGGAAGCGGGAAAATCCAGGGCCAGCTTGCCGGCAGCCTGCACCGCGTCGGTATGGAACAACGCACCCCGGCCCCGCACCCGGGCGGCAAGAGTGGTGACATCCTGGATCACGCCGGTCTCGTTGTTGGCCCACATGACGGACACCAGGCCCACGCCGCCGTTCCATGCCTGTTCCAGGGCGGACAGGGTGAC from Gammaproteobacteria bacterium includes the following:
- a CDS encoding cysteine desulfurase; the encoded protein is MVNPVYLDCNATTPVDERVQEAMAPFWRRRFANPSSVHKAGREARAALELAREQVAALVGAHPSQVIFTSGGTEANNLALFGTAGLRRAGRVLVSAVEHPSVLEPAAALARRGGECGRVPVDPEGRVTLSALEQAWNGGVGLVSVMWANNETGVIQDVTTLAARVRGRGALFHTDAVQAAGKLALDFPASGVHLMSLSSHKIYGPKGAGALIVDRALELEPLLYGGGQEQGRRSGTENVAAIVGFGAAAALAAGELDRRRRHVRRLREQLERTLSERLPQVVIFGSQAPRLPNTTMLALPGVDGETLLMHLDEAGFAVASGSACASADPAPSHVLRAMGVEESLARGAIRVSLGQQHGAEDVEALVAALVRVRRVLGALAAENWQ
- a CDS encoding iron-sulfur cluster assembly accessory protein; this translates as MKISMTPAAAEHVKKQLAKQDGALGLRVGVKKSGCSGYAYVLDYAKTLGEGDELIEQHGVKLIVDKSSLEYLDGTQLDYVREGLNSYFKFNNPNATDTCGCGESFSVQ